The window CGTTGCCGCCGAGTTCAAGTCCGACTTTCTTCACGGTCGATGCGGCCTGGCGCATCAGGATCTTGCCCACTTCCGTCGAGCCGGTGAAGCTGATGGCCCGCACGGTGGAGTGTTCAGTCAAGACCTTGCCGATCGCGGGCGCGTCGCCGGTGATGATGTTGAGGACGCCGGGCGGAATGCCGGCCCGCTGCGCCAGCACGCCGAGCGCCAGCGCGGTCAGCGGCGTTTCCGGCGCCGGCTTGACGATCACGGTGCAGCCGGCCGCCAACGCCGGCGCGACCTTGCGCGTGATCATCGCCGCCGGGAAATTCCACGGCGTGATCGCGGCCACGACGCCGACCGGCTGCTTGATGACGAGGGTGCGGGAATCAGCGCGATGCGACGGAATGGTCTCGCCATAGATGCGCCGGGCTTCCTCGGCATAGAACTCGACGAAAGAGGCCGCATACTCGATTTCACCCTTGGCTTCCGTCAGCGGCTTGCCCTGCTCCGAGGTCAACAGCAGCGCGAGATCTTCGCGATGGGCAAGGATCAGGTCGTTCCAGCGGCGCAGGATGGTCGCGCGCTCCTTGGCGAGCAGCTTCGACCATTTCGGAAAGGCGGCGCCGGCCGCGCGTACGGCCGTCAAGGCTTCGCCGGCGCCGAACTGCGGCACCTTGCCGACGAGGTCGCCGGTGGCCGGATTGTGCACGGGATCGACGGGGCTGCCGGTCCATTCGCCGCCAATCAGGCAACGATCAACCAGCAAAGCGGGATCAGTCAGTTTCAGCATATCAAATCATCCCGATACTTGAGGAAAAGTCCTAGGCCACGAGGCATTCTTCCAGAATGGCAAGCCCCTCATCGACGATCTCATCCGAAGCCGTCAGCGGCACCAGGATGCGAATGGTGTTGGCCGCGGTGCCGCACGACAGCAGGATCAAGCCGTTTTCGTGGGCACGCTGCGTGATGCGCCGGGTCGCTTCGG is drawn from Bradyrhizobium prioriisuperbiae and contains these coding sequences:
- a CDS encoding NAD-dependent succinate-semialdehyde dehydrogenase, coding for MLKLTDPALLVDRCLIGGEWTGSPVDPVHNPATGDLVGKVPQFGAGEALTAVRAAGAAFPKWSKLLAKERATILRRWNDLILAHREDLALLLTSEQGKPLTEAKGEIEYAASFVEFYAEEARRIYGETIPSHRADSRTLVIKQPVGVVAAITPWNFPAAMITRKVAPALAAGCTVIVKPAPETPLTALALGVLAQRAGIPPGVLNIITGDAPAIGKVLTEHSTVRAISFTGSTEVGKILMRQAASTVKKVGLELGGNAPFIVFDDADLDAAVEGAMVSKFRNMGQTCVCANRIYAQDRIYDAFVQKLAEKVKGLKVGNGLDAGVTQGPLITSEAIDKVERHLADAAAKGAQIVTGGKRHELGRTYFQPTVLSEVTTEMVITNEETFGPVAPIYRFSDEADVIAQANASPFGLAAYFYARDLGRVFRVAEALESGMVGVNSALLGADVVPFGGVKESGLGREGSRHGIEEYVDIKYILLGGLDR